The genomic interval AAATTAGTTCAATTAGCCAAAACTCACAGATGTATTTCCGTTTCTAAAAAATTGATGTGCGAAATAAACATTGATATTGATTTACCTAATTATCGAACAATAACATAATAACCCGTTTACCCCGCCTTACGGACGAACGTTTGACGAACACTACCCGAACGTTTTGAGCAAAGAAAAAAAGCACCCGAAATTAATCGAGTGCTTTCTATTGATTCTCTTTGTCGCATAATTCGGCTAACTTTTCAGCCATACCAAAAGACATCTTATCAATTGTGTTCTTACCGTTTCTCAATCGACTGATTTTACTATCACTGACGCCTGTTTCTTTCATGATGTAATACGCAGACATATCACTATCTAACACCCATTGTATTTTACTTCTCATGTCCATTGTTTGACCTCTTCTTTTGTAAACGGCTCGCCCAATAAAACTTACGTAGATACATTGCGATCAGAATCAACAACGATAGACCCAATGCACTTCCTAAAATCATATATAAATTCATGTTGTTAGTTACAAGAGATGCACGAAAAAGCCCGAAGGCTTATTCATCTTTTTCGATTTCACGTTTAATTTGTTCTGTTTCCCAATACACTTTACGTGCCTTGGTCAATGTGTAAATCACACCAGCTACAACGCTTACCGAAACCAAAACATCTTGCATCTCTTTCCTCCTCCCTTAACTTATATATTAAGTATACCGCACAAACGTACGGCAGTCAACACTTTTACATAAGAAAAACCGTGAATTATCAACTTTATTTAGTCGGTAACTCACGGTTATTTTATTTATTCACACGCAAATCGTCAGTCTCATAAAACGACTCCGCAAAGTACATAAAGGCGCGTTCAATGCGTTTCTGCCCTACACGTTCACCGATATACATGCGTTCTTCAATTTCTACCCAAGTCAACTTATGGAAGTACCGTAACTTCAACATTGTTCGATAAGGTTCAGGCATGTATTCGCACGCTGCCTTGATATTAGTGATAATATTCCTAGCCCAAATAGCGTCAGTATATTTTTGATCGTTTCCGTTCCCATCAGGTCGTCCCGTTGGCATATCTGAAATAGTTGGAGACCCAAGAGATACACGGGCCATGTTTTCTAATCTCGGCAATTCCTTTTCAAAGAGATAGCGGACGTTATCCACTGTTTTACGCTTATCTAGTTCTGGTAACAAAGCCATACACTCAACACCCCCTAAAACTCACATAGTTAACGCACAAGAGATTTTAAACACAATTACATATAAATACCTTATAAACATACAAAAACGCTTAGAACGTCATTTAAGACGCAAAAAGACGCCAACCCGATTTCGTATCGATTGACGTCTTTTATTTCGTTGTTTATTTAACCGGTCGCACGCTTGCAACACAATTTTCTAATCTGCCGTCCCCGTGTTCATTCAGGAACTCAGCCAGCTCATCAGCTCGATTTTTATTATACCCCATATACACTTGCTTATCACGCCCTAAAAGCTTCCACTTGGCGTATGGTAGCGGGTCGATTAAGTCGTACTTACTTCGTGCATAAATAACACGCTCCATCTTACCGTCTTTCGTCCCTTTCAAACGGACGATGTACTTATCTGTCACCGAAACACTTCCTTTACTTTGTTAACAATCTCTGAAAACCATGAATCAACGACATTTTGTGCTTCTTCAACGGTGTTTACTTCTTCGCCTAAAATGTCGCTCATCTGATTTAGCACATATCGTTCTCGTTCTTCTGGCGTACGCAATCGTGCTACTCGCCTGTGTCGGTTATTTGGCATGTAAGTCTCCTAACAATTCTGGGTTCTGATTTACATTTCCATGAACTTCCATTTTGTAATTAACTTCTCCAAGCAACTCACTAACGTTACCGTCGGTGTAACGAAATGAATCTTCTTCAAAAGAAACTACCCCGTACACTTCGTAATGAGGATCCCAAAGGATATCCCCTTCGTAAACTTCAACACCATTGGCATCTTTCAGTCCTGTGTATTGTTCCGTTATCAACGTTTCATATTCCAGGGCAGATAGCCAGATGTTGCGTTTTTTCAAATCGTCCCATGATGTCATTTCTTTGTTGCGTTCGCTCCATTGACGGAACTTAATCTCTCGTTTAGTCATCACTTAACCTCCACTTTTTCTCCGCCAACTTCTGCAACGATTGCATCAGCTAATTGTTTAGACATTCCTCTCTCGTAAGGAATCACAGCCCCGTAGTGAATGAAGTCGATAATATTTAAATCTGTTTTGAAATAGACAACGCATTCTCCGTCCTTATCATCAGAAACTACATACCAACGTGGCTCACGTTTTTGTAGGCGTTCGTCGCCAAATACGTGGTTGACGATTGCTAATTCGCGTTTGCATATCTCAGGATAGGTGTTTTCTGGTGAGTACACATAATTAGACGTATTACTTGTGAAGTCGTACATTTCACATTCGATGTCTTCTAGTAAATCAATAATTGAATCTGGGGATTTATTCCACAAGTCCAACTCATTAATCACTTCTTGTGGCGCATACTTCACTTTTCCAATTGTCATTTTATTTACCCCACATCTTCCTTAGCCAACTTGGCAGAGTGATCACTACATAACTTAAATAAACGCATGCAATCATGTTCATCAATCCAAATGCAACAGGCACACTCTCTACAAATCCGTGCGGAATACCCTCTTCTACTACACGAATCGCAATATTACTAGCAGTCTCAACGAATCCAGTTAGAACAAACCAAACTAATGCAAACTGAACAGTTACTAAAATAAAAGACTTAATTAAATTCATTCCCATACTCCAATTCCTTAATAAGCCCAATGTATTGAATGGCCTTGTTCAAATCTTGTTCACCATTCTTATCTCGGTATCGCATCAAGTATTTAACCGTCGCTTGCTTATATCCAGCGATAGTCGCTTCTTTACCGAATAAATCTGGGTATACATCTTTTAGTTCCTTACCGCTATCTAATTGATAACCGGCCGGCTTAGTCACAGGATCATAGTTATCTTCAACAGTTTCAGGTTTGAACACAGGCTTGATATTGGCAATACTTTCAATCCAAGCAATAAATTCTTCTGGATAATCCGCAATTGATTCGAATGATTCAAAATCTACTGAATCAATAGATTTAACTTTTTCAGATTCGCCTAATACAACGCCACGTAATACCATAGTGTTTCCATTAGATAGCTGCGTTTCGTATGCGACTTGATTATCGGTCAAATATCCTACCACACCATCTTCCGTACTCCATACTACCCATCCGCCTTCTGTCTCAACGTGTTCATCTTCACCATTCCACTGGACGGCAATATCTAATTTATCCATTTTTCCTCCTACGCTTTCCATATTTCAATTCGCAAACTGCGTGTGAAGTGTGTCATCTTCTGCCCAGTCAACTTAGTGATTTGTGCATCATCAAAACCTAACGCTTCTTGCATTGCATCTAACGTAGGCTTAATCATGTTGTCTAAATCTTTCGTTGACCGCTTTAACTGATTGACGTTCGTCTGGTAAAACACCAAGCTAACTGCCAATTCATCTTCTGGTTCCATCTCAACCTTGAATTTGTCATTTAACTCATACAAGGCTTCAATTAGTTCATCTTTGTAGTCATGGTATTTCTTGCCACGATATACAACGTTAGTTCTTGTGTTGTGCTGCAAATCATTACCGCTACCGAAATCATTTTGAAGCTCAATCAACGCTTCAAAGATTTTTACACTCATTCTTGCTCCTTTTTGTGTGACGGTTGTTTCGGGACGTTTCAGTAATGCGTTACGGTTCTATCCCAGTCATACCAACGGTTGTGACGGAAATGTCGATTTAAGGGGTGTCTATTCTTATATATATTATTTTTTTATCTTTTTAATTTATTAAGTAAAAAAGAAATAAAAAGAGTAACAGTCGTAACCTCGCACTTATACCAGCCCTTTAAACCGTCACGCCATTTGAAACACACATCGTCACAACCGTCACGCTACTTAATTTCGTAATATTTTCCATCGCGTTTTGCGACACGAGTGTATCTTTCCGCCATCTTCTTCCCAAACGCTTGTTTACTCATTGGTCGTTCGTTCTCACCCAAATTCAACTGTTCGTAAAAATCACAATAGTTGCCATACAAATCGCTAGCCTTTCGCTCGCCGTGATAATTCGGATGCGAAAGAATTTGCGCCCATTGCGTGAACGGATCAAGCGCCACAATGTCATCAACGATATTGTCTTCAATCTGCCAATCATTCTTCACGGCTTCTTGATATTGCTCGATAGCATACGTGGCCAACATCGGAATTTCATGTGCCAACTTATCTTCTGGGAACATTTGGTCACGCTTATTTCGCTCGCTAGCTGTGGCAACTGGTGCGACTGTCTTGATGATGTGCAGACGACGCTTAATCGCTCCGCTGTCATTAAACACAGGCATTTCATTAACGTTGACAATCATCTTTGCAGTGATGCGATAGTCTGTACCGTCAATCCCTTTTCGTTCAACTGGAGATAATCCGCCACCAGTGATTGACTTAAACGTATCGTCTTCCTTAAATCGAACGCGACTAGCATCATCATCGACCATTAACGACTTACCGACGAATCGAGCAGTTTCAAAACGAGCGTTGTTCCCTTGTAAATTCTTTAACTTAAATGCACCCACTCTTTCAGCACCAAACATAGCTTGAGTTACCTTCGTTACGAAATACGTCTTACCAGTTCCACCTAGTGGGTCTAGCAGGAATAATGCACCTTGTTTCCAACTCATGTTCGACTGGAAAGCGTACCCTAGCCACGCCCACAAGAATTTAGCGTTTTCTCCGAACATGTATTCGGCATATGCCACCCATGTTTCAGGCACTTTGTTTGGATCTGGCGCAAAGTCAAAACCATGAATTACGTACTTTTCTTTCACCGGATTGAAGAAGACATTTGTCGTGACATTCAATGTCCACCCTTTAAATCCGATGTAATTATCTTTGATGCTGTCGTCAAAGTTTCGTGATTTTTCAATCAAGTACGGTTTGATGTCTCGTTGCAACTCGCGTTTCTTGTTTGTGGTAATACGTAACCGATCGCACAAGAACGTAATAGCAACATCGACCATGTTATAGACTTGCTTAACTGGTACTCTGTCCCAAAACGAACCATTCCATATATAGCCCCAATCTTCTTTAACGGCCATATTGTCAGTTGCGATTAACCACTCTGAAAAATCAACAACGGAACTAATTACATACTTGTAGTTACCTTCTTTCGACACTCGAATTTCTAGCCAGTTGTAATCTCCAATAAATTCCGTATTCATCATTGGGTTATTTAATTCTTCATAATCACTAAATGGAATTTGAAGTGTGTTGAATCTATCGACCGAGGTTAGTTTTAAATCATTTGCCATAATTCCCCTTCTAGCCCAAAAGGCGCTTCGTTTTTCTTGTAATGTCTTGCACAGGGTTATCCAGTTGAGAAGAAATGCCACTATTTTCAAACGCATCAAGTAAATCACTTTCGTTAATACCGTTAAAAGCCGTTTTAAGCGCTCCTAGTACTCTTGTAAGGTTATTGTCCCGTTCGCCCTTTAAAAACGTTATGCCATGCTTCTGTGTGTAGCTTGTGATAAACGAAGTTAGATTATCTACGTTAGGTTCTTCTGCGAAACCACCGAACCCACCACTGCCAAAAACATTCTTAGGTTTAGGTACGTATTTAGCTTGTATCTTGTACCGTTTACGTTCCGGCATATCCCATGGAACAATCGTATCTTCTTGTTGCAATGGCAATCCCATAAGCCGTCCTACTGTCTTAGATGCTTCAACATCGTATCCGTAGTTCAGCATATTGAGACCAGCCTTGTTCAGATTAAGAAATACTTCTGAGATAGCATCGTTTAAGTGTTCGGGATGGATAGGTTCGCCCAGTGGAATAAATAGACGCGCTCCATTTTCGTGGGCATTACCGCTATAAATTGCACTTGGCGTTTTCCACAAGTACATTTCAATTTGGCTAGTGGTTAACACCGCCAAGAAATCATGTACTAATTCGTTGTAATCAGGCACTCGATCTAAATCGAAAGTTAGACCATGAACATTGGCGATGTTCGCTCGATTGCGAGCTAACCCTTCTTTCAAATCGCTAGGCGTGAAATATTGAGCTGAATTCTTTTTGAAACTATCAATATCTGTAACGGGTTCGTGTTTTAACGGCAAACTCTCCACGTATTCGATAACGTCTAGTTCGTCTACGAAGTCATAGTCGCCGTACACACCCGACTTCATGAATGCGTACATCATAATTTAATTAGAATCCCCCACCAAACGCATCAGCTTGTGGTTCTGGAGGGAGTGGCGCACCGTTTCCAAATGCATTTTGCGGCGCTTGGGTTTGGTTGTTGTTCTTTGGGTTCACAATAGATTGGTCAATTTGCGTTCCGTTCGGTTGCCATGTTTGAATGTCATTGATGCGTGGGTTGTAGTACGTTGTCTTCTTTCCAGTTTGATTGTCAGTGCTTTCTGACATTTCAAATTGGTTAACAGATACTGAAACCTTCTTACCTACCAACGCAGGAGCGATTGAATTAACATCCGCAGCTTGGCCAGCTTGAATGACGTTCGTCGCAGCGATAAGCGCTCCAATTTCACGGTAACGGAATGGTTGATATGTCGTAACTTCTGAATCGTCCATGAAGAAGTGATTGATAACCGCTCCCTTGTATTGTCCGTCTTCAACTACGAACTTAACAGACATCTTGTCAGCTCCGTTCTTAGCCTTACCTGTTGCCTTTGCTTCTTCAATAGTTACGTTATAGACGCCACCAAATTCTAGTGTTGTTGCTCCTGAAAACTTAATGTCTGCTGGGTTGAATGTGAATGCCATGTTTAGTTACCTTCTTCTTTCGTTTCTGTGTTTGTAGTAGTTTGTGTGTCGTCTTTCAATAGATCGTCTAGTTTGAAATTAGTACGTGTGTCCAATCGATTAGCGCCTTCATTCCCTTTTTCAGGATCAACGTCCACCATGAACTCTCCGCTTTCTTTATGGATACGCCCTAGAATATCGAACCAACCAGCGAATGCGTTTCGTGTCTTATCGTTCATATCAGGTTTGAATGTATTCGGGTTAGCTCCGTCAACTTGATGTGCCGTTGCCAAAACAGGAATTCCTAATTCACGTAATTCTGCTCCTAAGTCTCGGAACCACTTTTGCACCAAATTCCAGTTTTGTCGCCCGTCCTTAGATGCGTTTTCGATATTGTCGATTACCCAATTTTGTAGGGCGCTGACGTTATCTAATACGATCATGTCCACATCAGGAGCAATCTTTTTCCGTCCGTTTTCATCAAGATTAATCTGCTTAGTTTCCTTGTTATAGTCGTATAGGAACCGGCTTAGGTCTGCTCGAACTTGAGCTTGAATTTGAGGCGCATCAGCCTCTCCGTAAGCAATTAATTTGACATTGTCAGTGTCTGCCAATGCGCTGTACGAACCATCAAAACTCAATACCAACTTATTTCCTGAAAACAACTTAATTGCTCGTGTTTTCTTAGTTCCTTTACCTCCATATAGGAAGTACATGTTTCCACCTGACGGGATAGTCCCCGCTTTAAAATACTTAGGCAATGTGTACGCCTCCTTCCTCAAATTGATTGATAATATCAGTCATGTCAGCGCCGAAGTTCTCAATTAAATCTTGCTTCTTACGTAACTTTCCGTCTTTCAGGACGCCCGTACCAAACCGATTGAGAAACGCTTGTGTGATAGCAAATTCTGATCCGCTCATTAATTCCACTTCACTTTCTTGATTTCACTTGTACGAACGACCTTTTCAATATCTTCTTCCACTTGTTGTCCAAACTGTTTCTTCAACTTAGTTGGGCTCTTAATTTCAAAGGCATCAAGACCATACTTGTTGAGGAATGCTTGCTTAATTGGTAGCGTGTCTGGAATATCTTTCTTGATAGAAGTAGCGATTGTGGCTTTCCACATATTCGCCCCATTCAACAGTCGATCACGATATCCTTCTTTGACTACCTTTGTAGGTTTTTCCAAGAAACGAAATGCGTAAGCTAATTGTTCCAAGTCATCATCACTTAACTTAGCTAGATGCTCCGCAGTAATATCTTGGATAGGATATGCTTGCCCCAGTTCGTCAATGATTCGTAACTCATTGCTCATAGTGTCTTAACCTCCAATTTCAATAGTTTGGCCATCTTCTTCGCTTGTGGATTAGCGTTGACAGTTAGCAACATTTCGCCACCTACCACATAGACTTCATCGCCTGTGTAAATGGCGTTGCCGTCAATATCCATACCTACCATTTTTGGTGCATTTTCAGCCTGGAAGAAAGACTTGTTTAGGTAATCTTCTTCGTAACTCATTCCGCCTCCTTGTAAACATAATTGCCCAATGCCATTTTGTTCAGTACATTTGTCACCTTTTTTGCTTGATATTCGTTTTCGGTGGTAGCGATAATATCGCTCGCTCCCCAACGTTGCTTTTTATAAACTGCCCACATTCAATCTGCTCCTTTTACGTCTTCGTAATATTCCAAATAGTCATCTTCTGACACCGACTCACGCACTTCTGGTGGGTCGACGTAATAATCAATAATCTTGTCGTCAGAATTCATCAGATGTCCCCCATATAATCGTTACCATGCGAATATTAGATACGCTCGTTTCATCGATTTCACGATAAGCACGATTGCGATCAAAATATTGTGCTGTGTGTGGTGGATATTCCTTTAACAGCCCTTTGGTGGTTGATTTAAAGAACTTCACCCGCACGTCTCTGTGCATATTGTGAATAGTAGACAACACTTCTTCTTTAAACTCAGCGTCCGTCTTATCCTTTTTAAATAAGGAAATTCGTTTCATATTCGTTTCTCCGTGCTATACTTAACGGATAAATTTTCTGCTAGGAATATTTACCCGAGAGCTGTTACGGTTGCACCCGTGATGGCTCTTTTTTATTTGTCTTCATAGTGGTTGTTGTCAATCGGCCATACTAACTCTCCGATTGCGTCTAGGTGCTTCATCACTGTGTCCCAACCATGTTGAGTGCTCACGTAAATCACGTAAGCGAACAGTGCAATTAAAATTAAATGTGGCATTATTCGTCCTCCGTAAGTTGTTGCATTTTCTCCGCGATAAGCGCAATCGCATCATCAAAATCAGAATTCTCAAGGGTACACTCACACTCATTCGTCTCATGAAAGTATCGACGCAGCGCAACTGCTCCAATCGCCTCAATCGGGGTATTCGTTGTATTCAACGCTACCGTTGCCACTGAAATTGCCTTTGAATTAATCATTTACTTATCTCCTTTTTCTACTTCGCACAATAGCCAAATGACTAGTGCTGTTACGACTAATAAGAATATTGCTAGTCCCATCATTGATCTCCTTTTGCGATTACGAACATCGCTCCAAGAGCGAGCACCAGAAGGATTAGCCATACACCATTCATAAGCATAGCCATTAGTTGCCACGCACCTTTCGTGCTAGCTTATTAGCTCCTGCCAGTAACTCTTCTTCCGTCTTAGGCTTATTTGCCAGCCAATTAAATAGTTGTTTCATAACTGCTATTCAACCCCTTGTAAATTCTTCCTGTTGCGACGCACGACTTGAATACTTCCCAGTCTTTAATCGGAACATAGAAGCCTCGTTCTCTCTTAATTACTGGTGCGTCAGGTCGGTTTAAATAAAGCTCCGTTAGCAGTTCTGGACTCATCATTTCGTAAACAACTAATTCAGATTTATTTAGCGTACCTGGCCAACCAATTTCGTTATATAAGTCTCGAAGCTCCCTTTGGTTATCGTTTAATGTAAAACGTGCTCCCATGAGTAGTTCTCCTTATTCTGGGTTAGATCCGTCAGGCGATGGATTGATTTGAAGATTGTTCAAAGCGAATACCAACATATCTTCTGTTAGTTCCTTGATTGTGATACCAGTTGAAGCTGAAAGCCCTTTGATCCGTGCATGTGTATCTGCTGATACGAACACTGGATTAAGTCCTGATGTTGCCTTATTCTTTGATTGAATTGTTAATTTCGCCGTCATTGTTATTCTCCTGTTTGATATAATTGATTTACTAAATTTGAAGGTGGTTCTTAAATGCTTTTTGTTAAATACTTTTTTCTTTGTTACATGTCATTGTTTGACACTCCGAAACTGTATTTCATTCCGTACCGAAAGTTCTTCTTAGACAACCGGTATGTAATCAAAACAATGCTAGACGATGATAATGTACCTATCCCAGGCTGGCAAAATAACAAGCGTTACAAGTTAACAACCAAAGGTCGAAACTATTTGCATGAGTTGAATTTGCATAAAGGAACGGCTATACGTTCATGGTTAGCCATCATCATTAGTTGCCTAGCTTTATACGTATCCCTTTTTAAGTAACGCAATCGCCAACGCTACAATTGACATAATTAGAGGAATATCCGTTAGCCAGTAATACCACCATGGCTTTCGGATATTTTTTTGTTCTTTTTGCATTGTTTTTTCTCCTACTTAACTAATTGAGACTTCTTAAATTCGATGTAATCTAATGATTGTTTCCAACGATCCTTATCCTTGTCATTCGCCATTAATCCTTGACCTTGAATCATCTTTTTGACTAGCAAGCTCATGCTTTGCTTGCTGATACCTAAGTGCTTGGCAACATCTTCTTGAATGAGTTCTGCGTTCGCTAATGCCTTTTCCCAGTCCTTCTTGCGAGACATAAATCTGACTCCTTTCGTGTATTTTTTGTACTAAGTCATTTGACTTTATCGGTATTCGATACTATAATTACACTATAAATAAACGTTAAAAAACGCCTACTCATCAACAACTTACGCCTATGCTACCAACATCTCGTAAGTTGTTGTACTTTGTCGTGTAACTCAATCGCTTAACTTGGTACAACAAATAATATACCGTTATACGATACTTTTATCAAGGTTTTTTATCGTTTTTTGATACTCTTATTTTAAGGAAGTCGAGAAACGTTGATATGACGCTATTTGAACGTGTAAAAGAAATTTCAAAAAAACGCGGTTATTCACTAACCGAAGTCTCTACAAAAGCAGGAATGGGCGAAAAGTCTCTGTATAGGTGGAAAGAAAACGAACCGTCAGCTGACCGACTAAAAGCCGTAGCCGATGTGCTTGGTGTATCAGTAGACTACCTATTAGGCAATACAGATGAACCCACTCCTAAGCGTGCACCAGAGACCCCAGATATCAAAAAAATGTTGGATGGTTCTCTTACGTATGATGGAAAACCCTTATCGGATCATGACCGTGATGTTGTACGTATATTTTTAGAAACACTAAAAAGCGAAGGATAATTCGCCTATGAGTGATTACAACGACATTTTAAATGCCTTAAATGTATCTCTCGCTGTTTCAGAAACATCTATCGAATGCAAGGGTGTCTACATTCCAGGAGCGCATACAATTCTAGTCAGCCCAGAATTATCAGATGCTGAGCGCCAAGCTGTAATTGTTCATGAATTGGGTCATCTAATAAACGAACATGAATACAATGAATGGAACGCCCCTGCCATTCGTCTAAAACAAGAGCGTCAAGCTAATGAACATTTAGCGGATGAATTAGTTAAAGAATACCTAGATAGCTTTATCACTATGCCGGAATCCATCAGCATTGATGATTTTATTGATAACAGAGGGATTAGCATGGACTTATATGATTGCATCAAGCAAGCTTTTGAGCGAGCAATTGCTTAGAATACGTGCAGCATCCACGTTAAAAGGATTAGGAGATGAGTATTGAGTACAAAAGTAAAATATGGGATTGCTAGCCTTGCCATTCTTAGCATCATAGGTTTAGGGATTACCTATGCCACTGTCAATAGACCTAACATTGAAGAACCAAAGAAATCTGAAAAAGTTTCCAGCAAGAAGCCATCTGCTAAGGCTGAAACAAAAAAGAGCGAACAATTATCATCACAGGCCATTCAAGAACAAACTGTTGTAATCGATGAGCCTGTTCAGGAACAAAATACAA from Weissella ceti carries:
- a CDS encoding helix-turn-helix domain-containing protein; translated protein: MTLFERVKEISKKRGYSLTEVSTKAGMGEKSLYRWKENEPSADRLKAVADVLGVSVDYLLGNTDEPTPKRAPETPDIKKMLDGSLTYDGKPLSDHDRDVVRIFLETLKSEG
- a CDS encoding DUF5906 domain-containing protein yields the protein MANDLKLTSVDRFNTLQIPFSDYEELNNPMMNTEFIGDYNWLEIRVSKEGNYKYVISSVVDFSEWLIATDNMAVKEDWGYIWNGSFWDRVPVKQVYNMVDVAITFLCDRLRITTNKKRELQRDIKPYLIEKSRNFDDSIKDNYIGFKGWTLNVTTNVFFNPVKEKYVIHGFDFAPDPNKVPETWVAYAEYMFGENAKFLWAWLGYAFQSNMSWKQGALFLLDPLGGTGKTYFVTKVTQAMFGAERVGAFKLKNLQGNNARFETARFVGKSLMVDDDASRVRFKEDDTFKSITGGGLSPVERKGIDGTDYRITAKMIVNVNEMPVFNDSGAIKRRLHIIKTVAPVATASERNKRDQMFPEDKLAHEIPMLATYAIEQYQEAVKNDWQIEDNIVDDIVALDPFTQWAQILSHPNYHGERKASDLYGNYCDFYEQLNLGENERPMSKQAFGKKMAERYTRVAKRDGKYYEIK
- a CDS encoding XRE family transcriptional regulator, which encodes MDMRSKIQWVLDSDMSAYYIMKETGVSDSKISRLRNGKNTIDKMSFGMAEKLAELCDKENQ
- a CDS encoding RusA family crossover junction endodeoxyribonuclease, producing the protein MSVKIFEALIELQNDFGSGNDLQHNTRTNVVYRGKKYHDYKDELIEALYELNDKFKVEMEPEDELAVSLVFYQTNVNQLKRSTKDLDNMIKPTLDAMQEALGFDDAQITKLTGQKMTHFTRSLRIEIWKA
- a CDS encoding DUF3310 domain-containing protein gives rise to the protein MDKLDIAVQWNGEDEHVETEGGWVVWSTEDGVVGYLTDNQVAYETQLSNGNTMVLRGVVLGESEKVKSIDSVDFESFESIADYPEEFIAWIESIANIKPVFKPETVEDNYDPVTKPAGYQLDSGKELKDVYPDLFGKEATIAGYKQATVKYLMRYRDKNGEQDLNKAIQYIGLIKELEYGNEFN
- a CDS encoding YopX family protein; the encoded protein is MTKREIKFRQWSERNKEMTSWDDLKKRNIWLSALEYETLITEQYTGLKDANGVEVYEGDILWDPHYEVYGVVSFEEDSFRYTDGNVSELLGEVNYKMEVHGNVNQNPELLGDLHAK
- a CDS encoding MarR family transcriptional regulator codes for the protein MSRKKDWEKALANAELIQEDVAKHLGISKQSMSLLVKKMIQGQGLMANDKDKDRWKQSLDYIEFKKSQLVK
- a CDS encoding DUF669 domain-containing protein, which codes for MAFTFNPADIKFSGATTLEFGGVYNVTIEEAKATGKAKNGADKMSVKFVVEDGQYKGAVINHFFMDDSEVTTYQPFRYREIGALIAATNVIQAGQAADVNSIAPALVGKKVSVSVNQFEMSESTDNQTGKKTTYYNPRINDIQTWQPNGTQIDQSIVNPKNNNQTQAPQNAFGNGAPLPPEPQADAFGGGF
- a CDS encoding RNA polymerase subunit sigma-70, which encodes MALLPELDKRKTVDNVRYLFEKELPRLENMARVSLGSPTISDMPTGRPDGNGNDQKYTDAIWARNIITNIKAACEYMPEPYRTMLKLRYFHKLTWVEIEERMYIGERVGQKRIERAFMYFAESFYETDDLRVNK
- a CDS encoding ImmA/IrrE family metallo-endopeptidase is translated as MSDYNDILNALNVSLAVSETSIECKGVYIPGAHTILVSPELSDAERQAVIVHELGHLINEHEYNEWNAPAIRLKQERQANEHLADELVKEYLDSFITMPESISIDDFIDNRGISMDLYDCIKQAFERAIA
- a CDS encoding ATP-binding protein, translating into MPKYFKAGTIPSGGNMYFLYGGKGTKKTRAIKLFSGNKLVLSFDGSYSALADTDNVKLIAYGEADAPQIQAQVRADLSRFLYDYNKETKQINLDENGRKKIAPDVDMIVLDNVSALQNWVIDNIENASKDGRQNWNLVQKWFRDLGAELRELGIPVLATAHQVDGANPNTFKPDMNDKTRNAFAGWFDILGRIHKESGEFMVDVDPEKGNEGANRLDTRTNFKLDDLLKDDTQTTTNTETKEEGN